The stretch of DNA TGGACGAGGACGTGCGCTGGATCATCACCGATGAGGAGATGTCGGCCTTCAAGCAACTCTCCAATGACGAGGAGCGCGACCAGTTCATCGAGCAGTTCTGGCTGCGGCGCGACCCCACCCCCGACACGGTGGAGAACGAATTCAAGGAAGAGCACTACCGGCGCATCGCCTACGCCAACGAGCACTACCAGTCCGGGAAGGC from Terriglobales bacterium encodes:
- a CDS encoding GWxTD domain-containing protein codes for the protein MKRWLDEDVRWIITDEEMSAFKQLSNDEERDQFIEQFWLRRDPTPDTVENEFKEEHYRRIAYANEHYQSGKA